The following proteins are co-located in the Pelecanus crispus isolate bPelCri1 chromosome 5, bPelCri1.pri, whole genome shotgun sequence genome:
- the RGS1 gene encoding regulator of G-protein signaling 1 — protein MPGFFFPHNNMTELNGKDDCKLAEGKIHKKKQKAFGADLKNYLKCMVPHIESGIKTSNSRNVTLSAEEVIQWSQSLEKLLASQSGQGVFREFLKSEFSEENIEFWLACEDYKKTKSDHLHSKAERIYEEFVQSNAIKQINIDYQMREATAKRAQDPTHTSFDEAQKTVYILMERDSYPRFLKSKAYLNLLNQLQNNTSK, from the exons atgccaggattttttttcccccacaacaACATGACTGAATTAAATGGAAAAGACGACTGCAAGCTTGCAGAAGGCAAAATccacaaaaagaagcaaaaggcTTT TGGTGCAGAtctcaaaaattatttgaagtgCATGGTACCACATATCGAATCTGGGATCAAGACTTCTAACTCCAGAAATGTCAC GCTTTCTGCAGAGGAAGTAATACAATGGTCCCAGTCTTTGGAAAAGCTCTTGGCCAGCCAAA GTGGTCAAGGTGTCTTTCGGGAATTTCTGAAATCAGAGTTCAGTGAGGAAAACATCGAGTTCTGGTTGGCTTGTGAGGATTACAAGAAAACCAAGTCTGATCATTtacacagcaaagcagagaggatTTATGAAGAGTTTGTTCAGTCAAATGCTATTAAACAG ATCAATATTGACTATCAGATGAGGGAAGCAACAGCCAAAAGAGCTCAAGACCCAACTCACACAAGTTTTGATGAAGCCCAGAAAACCGTGTACATCCTCATGGAGAGGGATTCATATCCCAGATTTTTGAAGTCCAAAGCCTACCTGAACCTTTTGAACCAGCTGCAAAACAACACTTCAAAATGA
- the RGS13 gene encoding regulator of G-protein signaling 13, protein MSPNTCWLCKIFRAEENGVSSEVSLEEVLQWSQSFEKLITSKLFTETRKNKVFSALSLHSEMPLRLKGALHTQENAMLKYRAPGPTWKTEHSDEDIEFWLACEAYKKIMSQRKRISVARKLFTTYIQPQAPNEINTDSPVRKTITRNIQEPTQSCFDEAQRIIYMHMERDSYSRFLESKFYQKLKHSLQANGNNSMVN, encoded by the exons ATGAGCCCAAATACTTGCTGGCTTTGCAAGATattcagagcagaagaaaatggggTCAGTTCTGA AGTGTCTTTGGAGGAAGTGCTACAATGGTCCCAGTCTTTTGAAAAGCTGATAACAAGTAAAT TGTTCACAGAGACCAGGAAGAACAAAGTTTTCAGTGCTCTGTCCCTGCATAGTGAAATGCCGCTGAGGTTAAAGGGAGCTCTGCACACGCAAGAAAATGCAATGTTGAAGTATAGGGCTCCAGG ACCTACTTGGAAGACAGAGCACAGTGATGAAGACATAGAATTCTGGCTCGCTTGTGAAGCTTATAAGAAGATCATgtcacagaggaaaagaatttcCGTGGCCAGGAAACTTTTCACAACTTACATTCAACCCCAGGCTCCCAACGAG attAACACTGACAGTCCTGTGAGGAAAACAATTACAAGGAATATTCAAGAACCAACACAGTCCTGTTTTGATGAAGCACAGAGAATAATTTACATGCACATGGAAAGAGATTCTTATTCACGATTTCTTGAATCAAAGTTCTATCAAAAACTCAAACACAGCCTTCAAGCTAATGGCAATAATTCAATGGTAAATTAA